Proteins from a genomic interval of Schistocerca nitens isolate TAMUIC-IGC-003100 unplaced genomic scaffold, iqSchNite1.1 HiC_scaffold_468, whole genome shotgun sequence:
- the LOC126232335 gene encoding trichohyalin-like produces MLLQWSLIRKSETAAQKRLRRNSCAEAAAQKRLRRSGCAEAAAHKRLRTSGCAEAAAQKRLRRSGCAEAAAQKRLRRSGCAETAAQKRLRRNGCAETAAQKRLRRNGCAEAAAQKRLRRSGCAEAAAHKRLRRSGCAEAAAQKRLRRSGCAEAAAQKRLRRSGSAEAAAQKRLRRSGCAETAAQKQLRRNSCAGTAAQEQLRRNSCAETAAQEQLRRNSCAGTAAQEQLRRNSCAGTAAQEQLRRNSCAGTAAQVQLRRNSCAETAAQEQLRRNSCARTAAQVQLRRSSCAGTTAQKQLRRNSCAGTAAQKQLRRNSCAETASQKQLRRNSCAETAAQEQLRRNSCAETAAQKQLRRNSCAGTAAQKQLRRNSCAETAAQKQLRRNSCAETAAQKQLRRNSCAETAAQKQLRRNSCAGAAAQEQLRRNSCAGTGAQEQVRRNRCGGTGAQEQLRRNRCAGAGAQEQLRRNSCAGTAAQEQLRRNRCAGTAAQKQLRRNSCAETAAQKQLCRNSCAETAAQKQLRRNSSAETAAQRQLRRDSCADTAAQKRLRRNGCAETAAQKRLRRNGCAEAAAQKRLRRSGCAEAAAHKRLRRSGCAEAAAQKRLRRSGCAEAAAQKRLRRSGSAEAAAQKRLRRSGCAETAAQKQLRRNSCAGTAAQEQLRRNSCAGTAAQEQLRRNSCAGTVAQEQLRRNSCAGTAAQEQLRRNSCAGTAAQKQLRRNSCAGTAAQEQLRKNSCAGTAAQEQLRRNNCAETTAQKQLRWNSCAETAAQKQLRRNSFAETAAQKQLRRNSCAGTAAQEQLRRNSCAETAAQKQLRRNSCAETAAQKQLRRNSCAETAAQKQLRRNSCAETAAQKQLRRNSCAETAAQKQLRRSSCAGTAAQEQLRRNRCAGTGAQEQVRRNRCAGTAAQEQVRRSRCAGTAAQEQLRRNSCAGTAAQEQVRRNSCAETAAQKQLRRNSCAETAAQKQLRRNSCAETAPQKQLRRDSCAETAAQIQLRRNSCAETAAQKQLRRNSCAETAAQKQLRRNSCAETAAQKQMRRNSCAETAAQKQLRRNSGAETAAQKQLRRNSCAETAAQKQLRRNSCAGTAAQKQLRRNSCAETAAQEQLRRNSCAETAVQKQLRRNSCAGTATQKQLRRNSCAETAAQKQLRRNSCAETAAQKQLRRDSCAETAAQRQLRRNSCAETAAQKQLRRNSCAETAAQKQLRRNSCAETAAQIQRRRNSGAETLYSLWLQERTSMFNVFWAVEHLRGDGCAEAAARKRLRGNGCAETAARKRLRENSCARTGAREQVRGNSCAGTAAQEQLRRNRCAKTGAQKQVRRNSCAGTAAQEQLRRNSCAGTAAQKQLRRNSCAGTAAQKQLRRNSCAETAAQKQLRRNSFAETAAQEQQRRNGCAETAAQKRLRRNGCAETAAQKRLRRNGCAETAARKRLRGSGCAETAARKRLRGNGCARTAAREQVRGNSCAGTAAREQLRRNSCAGTGAQEQVRRNRCAGTAAQEQLRRNSCAGTAAQEQLRRNSCAETAAQKQLRRNGFAETAALERLRRNGCAETAAQKRLRRNGCAETAAQKRLRRNGCAEKAAQKRLRRNSCAETAAQKQLRRSSCAEAAAQKQLRRSSCAEAAAQKQLRRNSCAETAAQIQLRRYSCAETAAQKQLRRNSCAGTAAQEQLRRNSCAGTAAQEQLRRNSCAGTAAQEQLRRYSCAGTAAQEQLRRNSCAGTAAQEQLRRNSCAGTAAQEQLRRYSCAGTAAQEQLRRNSCAGTAAQKQLRRNSCAETAAQEQLRRNSCAGTAAQEQLRRNSCAGTAAQEQLRRNSCAGTAAQKQLRRNSCAGTAAQKQLRRNSCAGTAAQKQLRRNSCAGTAAQEQLRRNSCAGTAAQKQLRRNSCAETAAQKQLRRNSCAETASQKQLRRNSCAETAAQKQLRRNSCAEKAAQKQLRRNSCAGTAAQKQLRRNSCAETAAQEQLRRNSCAEAAAQKQLRRSSCAEAAAQKQLRRNSCAETAAQIQLRRYSCAETAAQKQLRRNSCAETAAQEQLRRNSCAGTAAQEQLHRNSCAGTAAQKQLRRNSCAETAAQKQRISRPRARTEFVTHAVAVKSHQKIRNSCAEAAAQKRLRRSGCAEAAAQKRLRRSGCAEAAAQKRLRRSGCAEAAAQKRLRRSGCAEAAAQKRLRRNGCAETAAQKRLRRNGCAETAAQKRLRRYGCAETAAQKRLRRSGCAEAAAQKRLRTSGCAEAAAQKRLRRSGCAEAAAQKRRRRSGCAEAAAQKRLRRSGCAEAAAQKRLLRSGCAEAAAQKRLRRSGCAETAAQKRLRRNGCAETAAQQQLRRSSCAEAAAQKQLRRCSCAETAAQKQLRRSGCAEAAAQKRLRRSGCAEAAAQKRLRRSGCTEAAARKRLRGNGCAEAAAQKRLRRSGCAEAAAQKRLRRNGCAETAAQKRLRRNGCAETYAQKRLRRNGCAETAAQKRLRRNGCAETAAQKRLRRNGCAETAAQKRLRRNGCAETAAQKRLRRNSCAETAAQKQLRRNSCAETAAQKQLRRSSCAEAAAQKQLRRNSCAETAAQKQGAETAAQKQLRRNSCADTAAQIQLRRYSCAETAAQIQLRRKSCAETAAQKQLRRNSCAETAAQKQLRRNSCAETAAQKQLRRNSCAGTAAQKQVRRNSCAETAAQEQLRRNSCAGTAAQEQLRRNSCAGTAAQEQLRRNSCAATAAQKQLRRNSCAETAAETAAQKQRRRNSGAETAAQKHSIASGYRSKRLRRNGCAGTAAHKRLRRSGCAEAAAQKRLRRSGCAEAAAQKRLRRSGCAEAAAQKRLRRSGCAEAAAQKRLRRSGCAEAAAQKRLRSSGCAKRLRRSGCAEAAAQKRLRRSGCAEAAAQKRLRRNGCAETAAQKRLRRNGCAETAAQIRLRRNGCAGTAAQERLRRNGCAGTAAQERLRRNGFAGTAAQKRLRRSGCAEAAAQKRLRRSGCAEAAAQKRLRRSGCAEAAAQKRLRRSGCAEAAAQKRLRRNGCAETAAQKRLRRNGCAETAAQKRLRRNGCAETAAQKRLRRNSCAEAAAQKQLRRISCAEAAAQKQLRRSSCAEAAAQKQLRRNSCADTAAQIQLRRYSCAETAAQKRLRRNGCAETAAQKRMRRNGCAETAAQKRLRRNGCAETAAQKRLRRNGCAETAAQKRLRRNGCAETAAQKRLRRNSCAETAAQKQLRRNSCAETAAQKQLRRNSCAEAAAQKQLRRNSCAETAAQKQCAETAAQKQLRRNSCAETAAQIQLRRYSCAETAAQKQLRRYSCADTAAQKQLRRNSCAETAAQKQLRRNSCAGTAAQKQLRRNSCAETAAQEQLRRNSCAETAAQEQLRRNSYAGTAAQEQLRRNSCTGTAAQEQLRRNSCAGTAAQEQLRRNSCAETAAQKQRRRNTL; encoded by the exons atgctgttgcagtggagtctcatcagaaaatcagaaacagctgcgcagaagcggctgcgcaggaacagctgcgcagaagcggctgcgcagaagcggctgcgcagaagcggctgcgcagaagcggctgcgcacaagcggctgcgcacaagcggctgcgcagaagcggctgcgcagaagcggctgcgcagaagcggctgcgcagaagcggctgcgcagaagcggctgcgcagaagcggctgcgcagaaacggctgcgcagaaacggctgcgcagaaacggctgcgcagaaacggctgcgcagaaacggctgcgcagaaacggctgcgcagaagcggctgcgcagaagcggctgcgcagaagcggctgcgcagaagcggctgcgcacaagcggctgcgcagaagcggctgcgcagaagcggctgcgcagaagcggctgcgcagaagcggctgcgcagaagcggctgcgcagaagcggctgcgcagaagcggcagcgcagaagcggctgcgcagaagcggctgcgcagaagcggctgcgcagaaacggctgcgcagaaacagctgcgcagaaacagctgcgcaggaacagctgcgcaggaacagctgcgcaggaacagctgcgcagaaacagctgcgcaggaacagctgcgcaggaacagctgcgcaggaacagctgcgcaggaacagttgcgcaggaacagctgcgcaggaacagctgcgcaggaacagctgcgcaggaacagctgcgcaggaacagctgcgcaggtacagctgcgcagaaacagctgcgcagaaacagctgcgcaggaacagctgcgcaggaacagctgcgcaagaacagctgcgcaggtacagctgcgcaggagcagctgcgcaggaacaactgcgcagaaacaactgcgcagaaacagctgcgctggaacagctgcgcagaaacagctgcgcagaaacagctgcgcagaaacagcttcgcagaaacagctgcgcagaaacagctgcgcagaaacagctgcgcaggaacagctgcgcaggaacagctgcgcagaaacagctgcgcagaaacagctgcgcagaaacagctgcgcaggaacagctgcgcagaaacagctgcgcagaaacagctgcgcagaaacagctgcgcagaaacagctgcgcagaaacagctgcgcagaaacagctgcgcagaaacagctgcgcagaaacagctgcgcagaaacagctgcgcagaaacagctgcgcagaaacagctgcgcaggagcagctgcgcaggaacagctgcgcaggaacagctgcgcaggaacaggtgcgcaggaacaggtgcgcaggaacaggtgcggaggaacaggtgcgcaggaacagctgcgcaggaacaggtgcgcaggagcaggtgcgcaggaacagctgcgcaggaacagctgcgcaggaacagctgcgcaggaacagctgcgcaggaacaggtgcgcaggaacagctgcgcagaaacagctgcgcagaaacagctgcgcagaaacagctgcgcagaaacagctgtgcagaaacagctgcgcagaaacagctgcgcagaaacagctgcgcagaaacagctccgcagaaacagctgcgcagagacagctgcgcagagacagctgcgcagatacagctgcgcagaaacggctgcgcagaaacggctgcgcagaaacggctgcgcagaaacggctgcgcagaaacggctgcgcagaagcggctgcgcagaagcggctgcgcagaagcggctgcgcagaagcggctgcgcacaagcggctgcgcagaagcggctgcgcagaagcggctgcgcagaagcggctgcgcagaagcggctgcgcagaagcggctgcgcagaagcggctgcgcagaagcggcagcgcagaagcggctgcgcagaagcggctgcgcagaagcggctgcgcagaaacggctgcgcagaaacagctgcgcaggaacagctgcgcaggaacagctgcgcaggaacagctgcgcagaaacagctgcgcaggaacagctgcgcaggaacagctgcgcaggaacagctgcgcaggaacagttgcgcaggaacagctgcgcaggaacagctgcgcaggaacagctgcgcaggaacagctgcgcaggaacagctgcgcaggtacagctgcgcagaaacagctgcgcagaaacagctgcgcaggaacagctgcgcaggaacagctgcgcaagaacagctgcgcaggtacagctgcgcaggagcagctgcgcaggaacaactgcgcagaaacaactgcgcagaaacagctgcgctggaacagctgcgcagaaacagctgcgcagaaacagctgcgcagaaacagcttcgcagaaacagctgcgcagaaacagctgcgcagaaacagctgcgcaggaacagctgcgcaggaacagctgcgcagaaacagctgcgcagaaacagctgcgcagaaacagctgcgcaggaacagctgcgcagaaacagctgcgcagaaacagctgcgcagaaacagctgcgcagaaacagctgcgcagaaacagctgcgcagaaacagctgcgcagaaacagctgcgcagaaacagctgcgcagaaacagctgcgcagaaacagctgcgcagaaacagctgcgcaggagcagctgcgcaggaacagctgcgcaggaacagctgcgcaggaacaggtgcgcaggaacaggtgcgcaggaacaggtgcggaggaacaggtgcgcaggaacagctgcgcaggaacaggtgcgcaggagcaggtgcgcaggaacagctgcgcaggaacagctgcgcaggaacagctgcgcaggaacagctgcgcaggaacaggtgcgcaggaacagctgcgcagaaacagctgcgcagaaacagctgcgcagaaacagctgcgcagaaacagctgcgcagaaacagctgcgcagaaacagctgcgcagaaacagctccgcagaaacagctgcgcagagacagctgcgcagagacagctgcgcagatacagctgcgcagaaacagctgcgcagaaacagcagcgcagaaacagctgcgcagaaacagctgcgcagaaacagctgcgcagaaacagctgcgcagaaacagctgcgcagaaacagctgcgcagaaacagatgcgaagaaacagctgcgcagaaacagctgcgcagaaacagctgcgcagaaacagcggcgcagaaacagcggcgcagaaacagctgcgcaggaacagctgcgcagaaacagctgcgcagaaacagctgcgcaggaacagctgcgcaggaacagctgcgcagaaacagctgcgcagaaacagctgcgcagaaacagctgcgcaggaacagctgcgcaggaacagctgcgcagaaacagctgtgcagaaacagctgcgcagaaacagctgcgcaggaacagctacgcagaaacagctgcgcagaaacagctgcgcagaaacagctgcgcagaaacagctgcgcagaaacagctgcgcagaaacagctgcgcagaaacagctgcgcagagacagctgcgcagaaacagctgcgcagagacagctgcgcagaaacagctgcgcagaaacagctgcgcagaaacagctgcgcagaaacagctgcgcagaaacagctgcgcagaaacagctgcgcagaaacagctgcgcagaaacagcggcgcagatacagcggcgcagaaacagcggcgcagaaacactctatagcctctggttacaggagcgtacctccatgttcaatgttttttgggcagttgaacat ctgcgcggagacggctgcgcagaagcggctgcgcggaagcggctgcgcggaaacggctgcgcggaaacggctgcgcggaaacggctgcgcgagaacagctgcgcgagaacaggtgcgcgggaacaggtgcgcgggaacagctgcgcaggaacagctgcgcaggaacagctgcgcaggaacaggtgcgcaaaaacaggtgcgcaaaaacaggtgcgcaggaacagctgcgcaggaacagctgcgcaggaacagctgcgcaggaacagctgcgcaggaacagctgcgcagaaacagctgcgcaggaacagctgcgcaggaacagctgcgcagaaacagctgcgcagaaacagctgcgcagaaacagctgcgcagaaacagctgcgcagaaacagcttcgcagaaacagctgcgcaggaacagcagcgcaggaacggctgcgcagaaacggctgcgcagaaacggctgcgcagaaacggctgcgcagaaacggctgcgcagaaacggctgcgcagaaacggctgcgcagaaacggctgcgcggaagcggctgcgcggaagcggctgcgcggaaacggctgcgcggaaacggctgcgcggaaacggctgcgcgagaacagctgcgcgagaacaggtgcgcgggaacagctgcgcgggaacagctgcgcgggaacagctgcgcaggaacagctgcgcaggaacaggtgcgcaggaacaggtgcgcaggaacaggtgcgcaggaacagctgcgcaggaacagctgcgcaggaacagctgcgcaggaacagctgcgcaggaacagctgcgcagaaacagctgcgcagaaacagctgcgcagaaacagctgcgcagaaacggcttcgcagaaacggctgcgctggaacggctgcgcagaaacggctgcgcagaaacggctgcgcagaaacggctgcgcagaaacggctgcgcagaaacggctgcgcagaaacggctgcgcagaaacggctgcgcagaaaaggctgcgcagaaacggctgcgcagaaacagctgcgcagaaacagctgcgcagaagcagctgcgcagaagcagctgcgcagaagcagctgcgcagaagcagctgcgcagaagcagctgcgcagaagcagctgcgcagaagcagctgcgcagaaacagctgcgcagaaacagctgcgcagatacagctgcgcagatacagctgcgcagaaacagctgcgcagaaacagctgcgcaggaacagctgcgcaggaacagctgcgcaggaacagctgcgcaggaacagctgcgcaggaacagctgcgcaggaacagctgcgcaggaacagctgcgcaggaacagctgcgcaggaacagctgcgcaggtacagctgcgcaggaacagctgcgcaggaacagctgcgcagaaacagctgcgcaggaacagctgcgcaggaacagctgcgcaggaacagctgcgcaggaacagctgcgcaggaacagctgcgcaggtacagctgcgcaggaacagctgcgcaggaacagctgcgcaggaacagctgcgcaggaacagctgcgcagaaacagctgcgcaggaacagctgcgcagaaacagctgcgcaggaacagctgcgcagaaacagctgcgcaggaacagcagcgcaggaacagctgcgcaggaacagctgcgcaggaacagctgcgcaggaacagctgcgcaggaacagctgcgcaggaacagctgcgcagaaacagctgcgcagaaacagctgcgcaggaacagctgcgcagaaacagctgcgcagaaacagctgcgcaggaacagctgcgcagaaacagctgcgcagaaacagctgcgcaggaacagctgcgcaggaacagctgcgcaggaacagctgcgcaggaacagctgcgcagaaacagctgcgcaggaacagctgcgcagaaacagctgcgcagaaacagctgcgcagaaacagctgcgcagaaacagcttcgcagaaacagctgcgcaggaacagctgcgcagaaacagctgcgcagaaacagctgcgcaggaacagctgcgcagaaaaagctgcgcagaaacagctgcgcagaaacagctgcgcaggaacagctgcgcagaaacagctgcgcaggaacagctgcgcagaaacagctgcgcaggaacagctgcgcagaaacagctgcgcagaagcagctgcgcagaagcagctgcgcagaagcagctgcgcagaagcagctgcgcagaagcagctgcgcagaaacagctgcgcagaaacagctgcgcagatacagctgcgcagatacagctgcgctgaaacagctgcgcagaaacagctgcgcagaaacagctgcgcagaaacagctgcgcaggaacagctgcgcaggaacagctgcgcaggaacagctgcgcaggaacagctgcacaggaacagctgcgcaggaacagctgcgcagaaacagctgcgcagaaacagctgcgcagaaacagcggcgcagaaacagcg gatctctagaccacgcgcgcgtacggagttcgtcacccatgctgttgcagtgaagtctcatcagaaaatcagaaacagctgcgcagaagcggctgcgcagaagcggctgcgcagaagcggctgcgcagaagcggctgcgcagaagcggctgcgcagaagcggctgcgcagaagcggctgcgcagaagcggctgcgcagaagcggctgcgcagaagcggctgcgcagaagcggctgcgcagaagcggctgcgcagaagcggctgcgcagaagcggctgcgcagaaacggctgcgcagaaacggctgcgcagaaacggctgcgcagaaacggctgcgcagaaacggctgcgcagaaacggctgcgcagatacggctgcgcagaaacggctgcgcagaagcggctgcgcagaagcggctgcgcagaagcggctgcgcagaagcggctgcgcacaagcggctgcgcagaagcggctgcgcagaagcggctgcgcagaagcggctgcgcagaagcggctgcgcagaagcggcggcgcagaagcggctgcgcagaagcggctgcgcagaagcggctgcgcagaagcggctgcgcagaagcggctgcgcagaagcggctgctcagaagcggctgcgcagaagcggctgcgcagaagcggctgcgcagaagcggctgcgcagaaacggctgcgcagaaacggctgcgcagaaacggctgcgcagaaacggctgcgcagcagcagctgcgcagaagcagctgcgcagaagcagctgcgcagaaacagctgcgcagatgcagctgcgcagaaacagctgcgcagaaacagctgcgcagaagcggctgcgcagaagcggctgcgcagaagcggctgcgcagaagcggctgcgcagaagcggctgcgcagaagcggctgcgcagaagcggctgcacggaagcggctgcgcggaagcggctgcgcggaaacggctgcgcagaagcggctgcgcagaagcggctgcgcagaagcggctgcgcagaagcggctgcgcagaaacggctgcgcagaaacggctgcgcagaaacggctgcgcagaaacggctgcgcagaaacggctgcgcagaaacgtatgcgcagaaacggctgcgcagaaacggctgcgcagaaacggctgcgcagaaacggctgcgcagaaacggctgcgcagaaacggctgcgcagaaacggctgcgcagaaacggctgcgcagaaacggctgcgcagaaacggctgcgcagaaacggctgcgcagaaacggctgcgcagaaacggctgcgcagaaacagctgcgcagaaacagctgcgcagaaacagctgcgcagaaacagctgcgcagaaacagctgcgcagaaacagctgcgcagaagcagctgcgcagaagcagctgcgcagaaacagctgcgcagaaacagctgcgcagaaacagctgcgcagaaacagggcgcagaaacagctgcgcagaaacagctgcgcagaaacagctgcgcagatacagctgcgcagatacagctgcgcagatacagctgcgcagaaacagctgcgcagatacagctgcgcagaaagagctgcgcagaaacagctgcgcagaaacagctgcgcagaaacagctgcgcagaaacagctgcacagaaacagctgcgcaggaacagctgcgcagaaacagctgcgcagaaacagctgcgcaggaacagctgcgcaggaacagctgcgcagaaacaggtgcgcagaaacagctgcgcagaaacagctgcgcaggaacagctgcgcaggaacagctgcgcaggaacagctgcgcaggaacagctgcgcagaaacagctgcgcaggaacagctgcgcaggaacagctgcgcaggaacagctgcgcagcaacagctgcgcagaaacagctgcgcagaaacagctgcgcagaaacagctgcagaaacagctgcgcagaaacagcggcgcagaaacagcggcgcagaaacagcggcgcagaaacactctatagcctccggttacaggagc aaacggctgcgcaggaacggctgcgcaggaacagctgcgcataagcggctgcgcagaagcggctgcgcagaagcggctgcgcagaagcggctgcgcagaagcggctgcgcagaagcggctgcgcagaagcggctgcgcagaagcggctgcgcagaagcggctgcgcagaagcggctgcgcagaagcggctgcgcagaagcggctgcgcagaagcggctgcgcagaagcggctgcgcagaagcggctgcgcagaagcggctgcgcagtagcggctgcgca aagcggctgcgcagaagcggctgcgcagaagcggctgcgcagaagcggctgcgcagaagcggctgcgcagaagcggctgcgcagaagcggctgcgcagaaacggctgcgcagaaacggctgcgcagaaacggctgcgcagaaacggctgcgcagaaacggctgcgcagatacggctgcgcaggaacggctgcgcaggaacggctgcgcaggaacggctgcgcaggaacggctgcgcaggaacggctgcgcaggaacggctgcgcaggaacggcttcgcaggaacggctgcgcagaagcggctgcgcagaagcggctgcgcagaagcggctgcgcagaagcggctgcgcagaagcggctgcgcagaagcggctgcgcagaagcggctgcgcagaagcggctgcgcagaagcggctgcgcagaagcggctgcgcagaagcggctgcgcagaagcggctgcgcagaagcggctgcgcagaaacggctgcgcagaaacggctgcgcagaaacggctgcgcagaaacggctgcgcagaaacggctgcgcagaaacggctgcgcagaaacggctgcgcagaaacggctgcgcagaaacgactgcgcagaaacagctgcgcagaagcagctgcgcagaagcagctgcgcagaatcagctgcgcagaagcagctgcgcagaagcagctgcgcagaagcagctgcgcagaagcagctgcgcagaaacagctgcgcagaaacagctgcgcagatacagctgcgcagatacagctgcgcagatacagctgcgcagaaacggctgcgcagaaacggctgcggagaaacggctgcgcagaaacggctgcgcagaaacgtatgcgcagaaacggctgcgcagaaacggctgcgcagaaacggctgcgcagaaacggctgcgcagaaacggctgcgcagaaacggctgcgcagaaacggctgcgcagaaacggctgcgcagaaacggctgcgcagaaacggctgcgcagaaacggctgcgcagaaacggctgcgcagaaacagctgcgcagaaacagctgcgcagaaacagctgcgcagaaacagctgcgcagaaacagctgcgcagaagcagctgcgcagaaacagctgcgcagaagcagctgcgcagaaacagctgcgcagaaacagctgcgcagaaacagctgcgcagaaacagtgcgcagaaacagctgcgcagaaacagctgcgcagaaacagctgcgcagaaacagctgcgcagatacagctgcgcagatacagctgcgcagaaacagctgcgcagaaacagctgcgcagatacagctgcgcagatacagctgcgcagaaacagctgcgcagaaacagctgcgcagaaacagctgcgcagaaacagctgcgcagaaacagctgcgcaggaacagctgcacagaaacagctgcgcagaaacagctgcgcagaaacagctgcgcaggaacagctgcgcaggaacagctgcgcagaaacagctgcgcaggaacagctgcgcaggaacagctacgcaggaacagctgcgcaggaacagctgcgcaggaacagctgcacaggaacagctgcgcaggaacagctgcgcaggaacagctgcgcaggaacagctgcgcaggaacagctgcgcagaaacagctgcgcagaaacagcggcgcagaaacagcggcgcagaaacactctatag